From Ananas comosus cultivar F153 linkage group 2, ASM154086v1, whole genome shotgun sequence:
CATAAGCAAAGCTTGTACAAAATCAAAATCCAGGTTTCAGGCAAACCAGTTTTGTGCATTTTGATTAGCCTCTCCAATGTGTATATGCATGTGGGATCCCTTTTCAGAGCATCTTCGTAGCAACTAGAAATTGTTGTGGCTTGATTGCTGTAAAAACACTCCAGTAGCCTAGCCCTTAATCTGTAGGATGgatgattattattataaccTATTCTAACAGGAGTAATTGGAACTTTATATTGCAAACAATCAAACGAAACTATTGTAACACTTTCAGAACTCCTTAAAAagtacataaaagaaaaaaaaccataaTAGACAATAGCAGCATTTCCAAGACAACAAGGCTGAAATTTATTCTTTCAGTACAGAAGCTCCATCCACTCTGACTCTCCATACTATTAAAATAGTTTGGCTTATAACTTTTACACTTCCTGACTctttgatattttgatttcaacaTATGGGATCCACTTGATTTTGTTCTTATTTCATGATTTTGCATTAGATGTGCACTTCCCATATAGAGCCCCTTCTTTACAGAATCCTGCCTTCTCCAAAGTTTCTAACCTTAAGAAAATTCCACTTTGCTCGCCGCTCCCCCTTCCTACATATTTAGTTACAAACGTGCAAAGCACATGGTACAGTTTCACATGATGAAATCGAAGAGTCATTAGGGTTCATTATGGCCTCAAAATTCAAGACCTTAGGAAGCATTTCTATTGACAATAAATGGATATTTCTTACAGAGGCAAATCGAGTTTCTTTCTAAAGCAAGCATGATGAGCATACGGATAGGGATTGTCTAAGAACCTGAAAGAAATTGCTGCAGTAGAACTAAGGCAGGAATTTTCAAGCTCTGCTAGTGCTTCTTCCACGCGGTCACCCAGCAGCAGAAGCTGGCCAGAACACAAACTCAGATAGCATGaagagaaaatagaaaaaacagtAACTGCAGGGTGCACAAGAGAAGCTATAAATTCTGAgacataaaataataacaaaatcaCAGAATAAATGTACATGCCTTTTAGCTGTTGAATAAACCAACCTACCCCATTATTCTAACATTAGCGTTTAGTATCTCTTTAGCTTTTGGCGGCTATTTATTTAAGAAGTTGTCACTTTTGTGTAATTTCATGCAGTTTTGTTTGTTACTGAACAGTTTGATATCACAGCTATTGCTGGTCCAATTGCTGCTGATATGCCATGGACAATAAGTTACACATATCTCTAAGAACCAAGTGCAGATCTTTTGTTATGGTCAAGATAGTCATGCAGAAAATGTTAAGACGTTAAGTAAAACATCATAAGTAGAATGTGCGACAAGATGAGAGTGAATGCCAGAAAAGAAGAGAACAAAGAGTTAACAGAGTGTTGAATCAACTTATTATTATTCCTCATGCTCGAATTTAGATGAGTAACGAATCATGCTTTAACTCCGAAAATATTGAAAGAGCCAATTGCATCATGAGTAGATTTCATCATGAGTTCCATCAGTTGAACTCCATGAGAATAAGTATCATCTATTATCCCATGGATTGTCATGCAAACTATTGTACAAACCCACTCTGTGCATGCAAAAACATATTGACTCATGAAAGGGCTCGACACAAGGGATAGAACCCCCAAATCTTGCCACTTTTTACAATAAATAGTTATCTTTTTAATGTTTCATGTGAATTTGCTGCAACTATGCCAAGTGATACTTGAGACCAAGCAAACAAATTTTAACTTAACAGCTGTTCGATCAAGAGTGTGGCACCAGTCATAACGCCTTTCAACAACAAGAATTCTATCAAGCAACACCAATTCCAATTACTGCATTTTCTACATTACATGCatagaattgaaaattttgaagcaCTTAAATAAACATGTTCAGctcaaataaatgaaataacaGAAGAAAATTTTGTCTGTAAATCTTGACAACACTTCAGCTTGCATGAAGACAAAATTGAAAGTTACCTGTATCAATGGCAACAAGGCAGCCATTACTGGCGGTGTTGAATGAAGAGCAAGTCTCAAATGTTTGACGGCATCTTTGTAGTTCTCATTTGCTAATTTCCTATACAGATAGATGGATTGCTCTAGGTCCCCATCAAGATGCTTCAGTTGTATTGGCAATAAAGTTTTGTCCAATCCTTACAAATAGGCAATAGAAAAATAAGCACAAAATGAAGGTAACTTTCAACTCACAAATCAAAGGAACTAACTTACATATGAGATATAGTTAGAAGTATAATAAGTATTTTATGAggtaaaatacaaaataaaaaagccaCAATTATAGCATTTTAAACAACATAATAAAAGAACAGAAAAGAAACGAAAGCAGAGAGAAGGTAAAATGTACCACGGGCAAGAAAAATGGAGGTGTTCTGGAAGTTGCTGTGGAGATTTGGAGAGGCAGCTCTCTCTGCATTCATTTCTGATCCACTTATATAGAAGTCATTTGCAGGACGAGCAACATTTGATTGCTTCCTCGGTGCATCACTTTTGTAATCCATGAAAATACCCTTGTTATTACCAATTGAGCTCTCTGATGCACAGTGAGAAGAAAATTTATTATCTTCAATGTTAACTGCATCGTGATCTTCTGAACTTTCCAGCATATCAGCTTCTTCATAACTATCATTAAAGGCCATATGATTCACCTCTGAGGATGTCTGGATATCGAAGCCCTTAATCTGCATATCCTCAGGGAGGCTGGAATACCATAGATGGTACAGTATTAACCCATGTATCAAGTTCACTGTTGGCTCAGTTGCACACTCACGATCTTGAACAAGACTGAAAAACAGAACACTCATTTACCATTGTACTAATACGTACTACCAAGACCAAATATTGATCAAATTCAAACCGCTACTTGAACACGAGAGAGAAAGTGATACATGTTACAGCAGCATGCTTCATGAAATGATTGAAATCATTGAAATACAGTAAGAGACATACAATTTCGTTGTATTATGTGCCTCTTGAACATTCCCTTGTGAGAGATAAAAAAAAGCTAGCTCCAGCTGAATCAAACATCTCTGTCCAAGCATCAAAACAGATTAAGGACATGAAACACATAAataataagaaacatataaataataagttaatgtATCCGGTTTAAGAAAATTTAGGGTGAGATCTCAGGCTCCGGTCTCCACATTATACTTCTTAATATACGAAAAAGACTTTGCCCACAACAGTGCCTACTCAAAAAGCAGTCATAGGAAGAAATGAGTGACACTATGCTTACAAACAAATTCTACATAATTTTACAATTGCGTGAGGATGGCAATAGTTGATTGGCAGGAAGACGTGCGTCATAAGAAGGTAGGCATGATTCACAAGATCAACCAAGAAATCCAAtcatcaaatttcatactttgtAGAATGATGCAGAATTTGTTAGTAAGCATAGCATTTATCgcatgaaatatattattgCATAACACTAAGTTTCAAAAGGATATTGATAACTCTCCTACATCGTCCTAATTCCCTTACATCAGTAAGGAAGAGATGCAAAGAAGTACTGTGTGACAACTAACTCAAGGATAAGTTCGTTATTAATAGAATTCAATTTTACTAGAGAATATCATGGAAAATAACTAGCAATATTTTTCCTGACTATTAGAAGCCACAATAAAACTTTGTTCACATCTTTGCAAACTGAAATTGAAGATCATGCGATAAAGCAGTCCAATATTACagagatgaaaataaaacaaaaacatagattgaaaaaaaaaaaaaactaatacttTTTTGAAGCACTTCTTCGTCCATGCGAGCTTGCTCATCCAAATCTCATACATTTTCTTAATCTTCAACTGATAGTTGCTCCCCCGGCCGAGCCGCTTTTGAATTTCCATTGCGACCTATGAACAAACACCTCATCTACATCACTGAACTGCGAAATCTAAACCGACACAACCTCACCATCACATCAACCACAGAAACCCTAATTCACAAACAATTTAGGTTTACCAAAAAGTTCCTGCGATCCTCGAGGAGCGAGCTCCCGCGCGGCGTCCCCTTGAGGAGGAGGCTCAGGACGCCGCTCGCCTCGGCCCAGTTATGGGCGCGAGGAggcggccgaggcggcggcggttcaCGGCGAGCGTGGGCCCCGGCGCGGACCGGCCCAGCGGGCGCTTATATGGGCCGCGGCTCGGCTTCGCGGGATGATGCTCCTCGAAGGAGACAACGTTTTTCCCatgctctccttcttcttcttcatcatcgtcgtcatcatcttcttctactTTTCCTTTGTCCTCAtcgttttcttcttccttttcgaCCTTCAGTGGAGCGTCGCCGAGGGAAGGGGACGAAGCCATCGTCGTGTTTTCGCGTTCCTTGCGTTCCCGCACGCGAGGGCGCGGGGAAGGATAATGCGCCTTCGAAGAGTCGGGTTTTTGGGTTTCGGCTCCTACCAAACCCGATTAGGTATCGGATTTCGACGGGTAGCGgatattttatttcaatatttttagttgggctttttttgcaaatagccccctgataaattttatttttaaaattagtcctgtcaaaattttatttgcaaaaatagccctggccccgccacgcaagcgccacgtcagggctacgcgggcggggctgggccatgtgtttaagttgaacacggtgaaccattcaccgtgttcaatacaaggtttttgtattggacacggtgaatgattcaccatgtccaatacaaatacctccaacttagccaaaaatgactaagttgtgggtgtttgtattggacacggtgaatcattcaccgtgttcaattatttgtattggacacggtgaatcattcaccgtgtccaatacaaatacctcgcagttaaccattttgtattggacacggtgaaccattcactgtgtctaatacaaaatcttgtattgaacacggtgaatggttcaccgtgttcaacttaaacacatggctcagccccgcccgcgtggagCTGACGTGGTGggaccagggccatttttgcaaataaatttttgataaggccaatttaaaaaaaaaaattagttagggggctatttgcaaaaaaagccctttttagttttatttctcACCAGTTAccagagaatttttttttttttttttttttttttttttttggaatgtgGTGCATTTGTGCATTGGTGTATCAATACCCATCCTGAACAAACTCAAATCctccgcaattttttttttttttgaactagaCCAATCATTATTGAGTCTAGATTCTTCCGAATCGATTTAAGTccttcacattttttttttctttctttgctttaacaaaattatttttttttattttttgcttgaACCCAACCAAATCACATATCTGCATTGGGTtaaactatttcttttttttttttttttccactgtTGTTTTTCTTCATCGACAAAATAAATTTCATTTCTTATTGATGCTTCTTCTATcgctattttctattttttttatcaccattttttatttttttaattatctattcATCACATCGCACGAATTACTACTAGTTATACATTTATTAAATTACAAtttcatctcaaaatttaaGGCATATCTATCTGTAAATTGTagtcttttctttaattcgaaaTTACAAGAGTAGGATAAATAAAGgtgtaaaataaatgaataatacaataattttgaaataataatctaaataatattttatgaaaatgaaaattgagATGCCAAACACTGAACTTAGAATTCATTTTATAACTGACAATTCAAGAATTGTCGCTCCATAATTATCTTATCTTATTTGGTTGTAAACacatgcacaaaaaaaaaaaaaaaaaacaagaaaagaaaaaagatcgaACATCTATGTTATCTCATCTATCTCTGGTCGGtctagagatgtcaatgggtcggattttcgaatccgaacccgactccaaacccgaaacccgaatccgaatccgaacttgacggattttaaaaattcatatccaaacccgaacccgacaaaaaatccgaaatctgaacccgaacccaaaaatttgaatccgaaacaGTTATTtactttttcaatatttcaaaatatattatattaaatctaaatttttaaaatataaattcaaatataacatcaaatttatatatatatatatatatatatatatatatatatatataaaaataaaatacaaaataaattctgGTTCGaattgggttcggattcggattcgggtcgggtacagtcaaaatctatatccaaatccatatctatttagtatcggatatatccgtttcattcgggttcggattcggataaaaatttcggatatccatacctattaaCATCACTAGGTCGGTCGCACATATAAATCCGATCCGAGTTCAACGCGAATCGAAAACAAAGCGGCTTTTTGGTGCGGTTTGGTTCGGAAGCAGCCAAACGACGTGGAACGTTTCCACACACGACCCCGTCGGGGAGCAGATATGGTGAAAAGTTACCGTTAGAGCTTCTCTCTCGCGCGTGTTAGTAAATACACCATAAAAAGGAGGCCACGAGGTGCTCGTCGAATTGCCCATGAAAGTCTCTTCTCACTCGCCAATCGCCATGCTACTTCGGCTTCAAGAAACCGTGCTCCAAATCCAATCGCCACCTCTGTTATTATCCACACATTATGGGGCGAGGAGACGAGGGGTCGCACCCAAGAAGCCCTCGTTCACTCGGTTTCCTAGAGCCTCTGCGGTCACTTCTAGAACCCAAGTAAGCGCTTCTTCGCAAAGCTCTCTCGCTTTCTTGCTCTTGAAGTTCTTAATTCTGTTTTTGCAAGAAGTGGTTTGTGAGGTGTATCGTCCATGTCGATTTTGTTTGTACCTTTGATCTTGGTGGTCGATTCTGTGTCTTAGAACTCGCGAAATTAGAATGCAACAAGCTACGTGGATGCAGCAAGAGAAAGTTATATGAGCAAGTTGAATGAAACCTTGATTCCATGAAGGACATTGTGATTGGATCATAATTGTGAAATCAGAACGAAGTTAAGATGTTGGAGGAAGGAACATCTTAATTGCAAACCTCTACTCATTGTTTGGCTGTAAAAATCTGAGTttgaagtttttaattttatgcgCCTTATTTCATTCTTTAGTTGTTACCTATTTGATTCCATTAGCTCCGATTTAAATTCGACGTTTTTGAATATGGAGGTCAATTCAAATGTTCTTGGATAGTGGATTCTCTAGCCGATTTTATGAAGAATAAGGGATAGAATGTTTAGCAGCAGTTTCAATTATTCTCTAGctgattttatgaaaaataaggGATAGAATGTTTAGCAGCAGTTTCAATTGATAGCAGGAAGACGACTCAAAACTGGGTTGGGGTTCCTTGCTTTGATGTAGTAAAATCTGGAGCCTGACCAGATCTTGAATGTAATGCAAACAATACATTGTTATTTTGTTTTCCTAAGATAATAGAAAGATCTTTTTTTACATATTCAGTGtctattttacatatttttaatttagttagaGATCTTCTGGTAATTTCTTGTTATTAATATCTAACTAAATATGGTAAATCTTGTAGAGCATAATGGAAAGAATTTCTGGGAGTGATGAAGTTGGTGGTGCAGGAGGGGCTTACTCATACAATGCTTTGAAAAGATTGGATCAGCTGTGGTCTAGTATTTGTTCTGCTCCAATAGGTAGGTTTTGTATTATCAGCAAACTGCTTAATATATTAAAGTTTATAGCCACTTTCTGTTTTGCGTTGTtcatcaatttgaaaatttctCCACTAAAAATGACTGACCATCTTGTTCAACTATGATCCAAAAGCCTCATGATACTTTATATGCAGAGTATAGGTCATTTTCTGAACATTCTTCTGTCTATGCTTCAAGTGTTTTCTCATCTTTCCTACTTTCTGTTCCTTATATTTTGTGAGATCATAGAATATACTGCACTCTTCATTCCATATAACATGCATTTCTGCTGTCAGCCTTATGgagaattaattaatattttgcatCACTGTCATTTCTAGAGACTTGCTGGAGGTTTATATCTGTTCCTGGTCGGTCTTTGAAAGTTCCCTGAAATATTAGACAGAAACTGAATTGACAAGGTTAATGGCATTTACAGATGGCTTGATATCCCCGCCAACTGCATGTTCAGATAGTATAAGATTTCTGGATGTTACATCAACCTGTAAAGCATATCAAGTTTCTAAAGAGAAAAGGATTCCCTGAAGTTATAGAATATGGATCAGAACGCAAAACTAGATATCAGTCTATACACTAAATTAAAATGCAAGCGAACTTTTTAAGCCTACATCTTTTATCACAATTTGGTTATTGAACATTTCTGAGAGATAAAATTGTGAGCTTGTCAGGTTCAAATTCAGAGAAAATTCTTGAAGTTGTTTCTAGAGTTCCTGGTTCATCTCTCCAGTCGGATCTGCGGGACAATGCTAGAAGAGTCTTTGACGTAATAGTTTGCGGTGGCACTTTGGGTGTTTTTGTTGCTACAGCTCTCAGTTCCAAAGGTCTTCATGTTGGAATTGTCGAAAGAAACATCCTTAAAGGGGTTAGTCTCTATGGCAATTATAGAGTTATCCATATGATAACATCTATTTTCGATGTGCTTTAAAGTGTTTACTTGTGCTTTTTCTCAGAGAGAACAAGAATGGAATATTTCAAGAAAAGAGCTAATGGAACTTGTCAAACTTGGTCTTCTTTCTGAAGAAGAAATTGAACAGATTACTGCAATTAAGTTCAATCCTGTAACTTCATGGAACTCTTTGCTGCCATTGCCGATTTGATCATATAATCTTcgtctagcatttctataactaTTGTCTTGCTCTTTTTTCAGAATAGGTGTGGGTTTGAGAAGAAAGGTGACATTTGGGTGGAGGACATTCTTAATCTTGGAGTTTCGTAAGTCAATATCAGACTTTTATGCTATAATGATGTCATTAACAAAAACAGGTATTGCCACTAAGTGGCAAGCTTGGATAATGCATGATCTGTAATCTGTGGATGTAGGCCAGTGAAACTTTTGGAGATTATGAAGAAGCGTTTTATTTCCTTAGGTGGGATTATATTCGAAGGCAAAAGTTTGTCTAGTATATGCATTTATGATGATGTTGCGGTAAGTCAAAAATCACTACATTTCTGTAATTGCTGCATTATGAAGTGTAACAGAAGCCTACTATCATGTGAATTTGTTTTCATGTTTTATTTAAATGTTGCATAAAACATTATAACAAAAGCCTACTATCTTGCATAAAACATTATTTACTGATTCTGGTATATTAAATTCCTTTTCTGATCCATTACGTGATAATGACGATGACCCGAACAACATTGGCATTCTGAATGTTTGCTTCCTTTCTGTTTTGTCATTACTCTCCTGATATTGGTTGTATAGTTTGTCCATTTCTGTATTCTGGGTAACGGTGATGAAGCTCTATAAGCAACAAGACTTGGATTCCAGATAGTAACATGTTAATTTTATTGTTCAGATTCTTCAACTGAATGATGGTGAGGCTCTGTCTTGTCGCCTAGTTATTGATTCTATGGGAAATTTCTCTCCAGTTGTGAGGCAGGTATGTCTTTAAGCATGTTGCTTACATACTCTTGGTGGAAATTGTTGCTTTTCTGTGCATGTATATTTCAGGCTTTGAGAGACTTGGGCAATCTATATATAGAAGTTGATACCTCAGGCTGTTTTCTTTCTTCTGTAACCTATCATATACTAATCTAGATGGTGAAACATCAGATGGATTGCACAATCATTATAATAAGCCGGAGGATCAATTTTGTATGAAACTTAGCTTAAAATTGCTAAATCCATTGTTCAACGGTTTGGTGATGATGTATGGTAATGAAAAATGGAAGTGTGAAATAATCTTTATATCATGAGCTAACCACAATTCGGAATAGATTTTCATTCTTGTGATACTTCCGAACGATTCTGGaaatttagattaaaagatgctgcaaaagttttttttttaaaatgcaatAAGTCTGTGTGTTCAATCACTCAATAGGGTTATAAATGGAATCACCTGATATGAAGTATTGTCAATCTGAGCGTGGTTTTGGAAGTAACCATATATTCTTTTCATAAGGGGAATGGTCATGAATTAGTGTAGGAGGGCAGTATAATTCAATGGATGGAAACAACACTGCTAATACTTTTTACATGATGATCTGTTAAGAACAACTAACTTCAAAGTGATAATGTTGTCATATTTGCCATGGCAAGTAGAtatcataaaaagaaaaaaaaaatcaacattaCTTAGCAAAGAACAGCACTAAATAGAACAACTGAAGAATGGGACTACTTAGAACTGATTCCAAGCTTAGAATTGATTGCAAGCCACTGTGATAACTCTTTATCCCTTGTTTTGTGTTCAATATCAATCTAAGTGACTATAATTAGTGCCAAaactattttattattcttgttTTAATTGGTTTCCAATTCCATGGACTTCTAGCTcatctaatttatttaatagaTACGCCGTGCTAGAAAACCAGATGGAGTATGCCTTGTTGTTGGCTCTTGTGCTCGTGGTTTTTGTAATAATACGACAAGTGATGTCATTTTTAGCAGCTCATCTGTGAAGAAAGCTGGAAATTCAGTTGCACAGTACTTTTGGGAGGTTTATTTCTTATTCTCATCTCAGTTCTAACCAAAAGTACACCAGAAATTAGACATATCTTACATTATCACCTTACAGTGGACCTTCAAAACAATTATATCCTTACTCCTTAAATACAATGAGTTTCTGCATAATACGACATAAAGTAGGCTCAACACCCTCTCTAACTTTTGCATAAAAGGTAAATTAAGCTGTTAATAGAGCTGATTTTAATCAGTCATAATTTGTGCATATTATCTATTACAACATAGATTGGTCAGATCTTGGTCTTATCTGAACAGTTTTCTAGGCATTTCCTGCTGGTTCTGGTCCCACTGATCGCACCACTTATATGTTCACTTATGTTGATGCACAACCTGGGGCTCTGAAGTTGGAAGA
This genomic window contains:
- the LOC109706481 gene encoding uncharacterized protein LOC109706481 isoform X1, with protein sequence MEIQKRLGRGSNYQLKIKKMYEIWMSKLAWTKKCFKKRCLIQLELAFFYLSQGNVQEAHNTTKFLVQDRECATEPTVNLIHGLILYHLWYSSLPEDMQIKGFDIQTSSEVNHMAFNDSYEEADMLESSEDHDAVNIEDNKFSSHCASESSIGNNKGIFMDYKSDAPRKQSNVARPANDFYISGSEMNAERAASPNLHSNFQNTSIFLARGLDKTLLPIQLKHLDGDLEQSIYLYRKLANENYKDAVKHLRLALHSTPPVMAALLPLIQLLLLGDRVEEALAELENSCLSSTAAISFRLRARLLECFYSNQATTISSCYEDALKRDPTCIYTLERLIKMHKTGSYITIQLMEMIALHLDSADGKSNVWEEFASCFLKLLTAGISDYEDCISTNIQGDFTNITSSNKIPKVFTVGRAKETWKVRCRWWVNRHFSKNAFLAEIQAGDWKLLASKAACASHLYGPKFEYVKAVWSSLVKEGGADLIKSLHTHILNTVKLHENLEGDSSKK
- the LOC109706481 gene encoding uncharacterized protein LOC109706481 isoform X2 → MQIKGFDIQTSSEVNHMAFNDSYEEADMLESSEDHDAVNIEDNKFSSHCASESSIGNNKGIFMDYKSDAPRKQSNVARPANDFYISGSEMNAERAASPNLHSNFQNTSIFLARGLDKTLLPIQLKHLDGDLEQSIYLYRKLANENYKDAVKHLRLALHSTPPVMAALLPLIQLLLLGDRVEEALAELENSCLSSTAAISFRLRARLLECFYSNQATTISSCYEDALKRDPTCIYTLERLIKMHKTGSYITIQLMEMIALHLDSADGKSNVWEEFASCFLKLLTAGISDYEDCISTNIQGDFTNITSSNKIPKVFTVGRAKETWKVRCRWWVNRHFSKNAFLAEIQAGDWKLLASKAACASHLYGPKFEYVKAVWSSLVKEGGADLIKSLHTHILNTVKLHENLEGDSSKK
- the LOC109703605 gene encoding uncharacterized protein LOC109703605 isoform X3; protein product: MKVSSHSPIAMLLRLQETVLQIQSPPLLLSTHYGARRRGVAPKKPSFTRFPRASAVTSRTQSIMERISGSDEVGGAGGAYSYNALKRLDQLWSSICSAPIGSNSEKILEVVSRVPGSSLQSDLRDNARRVFDVIVCGGTLGVFVATALSSKGLHVGIVERNILKGREQEWNISRKELMELVKLGLLSEEEIEQITAIKFNPNRCGFEKKGDIWVEDILNLGVSPVKLLEIMKKRFISLGGIIFEGKSLSSICIYDDVAILQLNDGEALSCRLVIDSMGNFSPVVRQAFPAGSGPTDRTTYMFTYVDAQPGALKLEELLEEYWDLMPAYQGISLDQLEILRVIFGIFPTYRDSPLSAAFDRVLQVGDASGIQSPVSFGGFGSIMRHLSRLSTGIYEAMAGDLLDSHSLRLLNPYLPNLSASWLFQRAMSARPRVDVSPNFINELLYVNFQSMQKLGDSVLRPFLQDVIQFGPLVKTLGSVMLSQPLIIPSIFKQVGTDVILDWSVHFMMLGYYTFLSSFIDPIIRSWVESLPPKKKYEWRRQLEAWKYGAGLDYNQTE
- the LOC109703605 gene encoding uncharacterized protein LOC109703605 isoform X1 produces the protein MKVSSHSPIAMLLRLQETVLQIQSPPLLLSTHYGARRRGVAPKKPSFTRFPRASAVTSRTQSIMERISGSDEVGGAGGAYSYNALKRLDQLWSSICSAPIGSNSEKILEVVSRVPGSSLQSDLRDNARRVFDVIVCGGTLGVFVATALSSKGLHVGIVERNILKGREQEWNISRKELMELVKLGLLSEEEIEQITAIKFNPNRCGFEKKGDIWVEDILNLGVSPVKLLEIMKKRFISLGGIIFEGKSLSSICIYDDVAILQLNDGEALSCRLVIDSMGNFSPVVRQIRRARKPDGVCLVVGSCARGFCNNTTSDVIFSSSSVKKAGNSVAQYFWEAFPAGSGPTDRTTYMFTYVDAQPGALKLEELLEEYWDLMPAYQGISLDQLEILRVIFGIFPTYRDSPLSAAFDRVLQVGDASGIQSPVSFGGFGSIMRHLSRLSTGIYEAMAGDLLDSHSLRLLNPYLPNLSASWLFQRAMSARPRVDVSPNFINELLYVNFQSMQKLGDSVLRPFLQDVIQFGPLVKTLGSVMLSQPLIIPSIFKQVGTDVILDWSVHFMMLGYYTFLSSFIDPIIRSWVESLPPKKKYEWRRQLEAWKYGAGLDYNQTE
- the LOC109703605 gene encoding uncharacterized protein LOC109703605 isoform X4, with amino-acid sequence MKVSSHSPIAMLLRLQETVLQIQSPPLLLSTHYGARRRGVAPKKPSFTRFPRASAVTSRTQSIMERISGSDEVGGAGGAYSYNALKRLDQLWSSICSAPIGSNSEKILEVVSRVPGSSLQSDLRDNARRVFDVIVCGGTLGVFVATALSSKGLHVGIVERNILKGREQEWNISRKELMELVKLGLLSEEEIEQITAIKFNPNRCGFEKKGDIWVEDILNLGVSPVKLLEIMKKRFISLGGIIFEGKSLSSICIYDDVAILQLNDGEALSCRLVIDSMGNFSPVVRQIRRARKPDGVCLVVGSCARGFCNNTTSDVIFSSSSVKKAGNSVAQYFWEAFPAGSGPTDRTTYMFTYVDAQPGALKLEELLEEYWDLMPAYQGISLDQLEILRVIFGIFPTYRDSPLSAAFDRVLQVGDASGIQSPVSFGGFGSIMRHLSRLSTGI
- the LOC109703605 gene encoding uncharacterized protein LOC109703605 isoform X2, with protein sequence MKVSSHSPIAMLLRLQETVLQIQSPPLLLSTHYGARRRGVAPKKPSFTRFPRASAVTSRTQSIMERISGSDEVGGAGGAYSYNALKRLDQLWSSICSAPIGSNSEKILEVVSRVPGSSLQSDLRDNARRVFDVIVCGGTLGVFVATALSSKGLHVGIVERNILKGREQEWNISRKELMELVKLGLLSEEEIEQITAIKFNPNRCGFEKKGDIWVEDILNLGVSPVKLLEIMKKRFISLGGIIFEGKSLSSICIYDDVAILQLNDGEALSCRLVIDSMGNFSPVVRQIRRARKPDGVCLVVGSCARGFCNNTTSDVIFSSSSVKKAGNSVAQYFWEAFPAGSGPTDRTTYMFTYVDAQPGALKLEELLEEYWDLMPAYQGISLDQLEILRVIFGIFPTYRDSPLSAAFDRVLQVGDASGIQSPVSFGGFGSIMRHLSRLSTGIYEAMAGDLLDSHSLRLLNPYLPNLSASWLFQRAMSARPRVDVSPNFINELLYVNFQSMQKLGDSVLRPFLQVGTDVILDWSVHFMMLGYYTFLSSFIDPIIRSWVESLPPKKKYEWRRQLEAWKYGAGLDYNQTE